CCCTCAACCCGATCGCTGTGGCCCTGGGGGCAGGCTATACGTTCATCGCCCGCGGCTATGCCTATGACGTGCGGCACCTGCGGGATCTCATCGTGGCCGCCATTCAGCACCGGGGAACGGCGCTGATCGATGTCCTCCAGCCCTGCCCGACTTACAACAACATCTACACGCGGGAATATTACAACGCCCGGGTCTACAAGCTGGAGGAGACGGGCTACGACCCGGTGGTGCACGATCCAACGAATGAGAAAGAGATCGTGGAGAAGAAAGCCCAGGCGCTTCTCAAGGCCTATGAGAACGGGGATCGCATCCCCATTGGGATCTTCTACCGGGTGGAGCGGCCAACCCTGGAGGATGAGCTGGCAGCCCGCCTCCCCTACTGGGGGAAGCCCCTGGCGGATCTCGAGCCGATCTACCAGCGGGATCTCACGCCGCTGCTCAACGAGCTTCATTAAGAGAATGAGAAATGCGCAGGAGCTTTGGGGGCCGGGCTGGCTATCCTGAGGGGCTGGACCGGCCCCCATTTTTCTTCCTCCTGGAATCGCTGGCGGATGGTTGCCATGGGGAGGGAAAATTTCAGACCTGAGATTTAAGGTAGGGGGGTTTCAGAAATGCAGGGGGGAGAAGAGGGAGGAAGGCCGCCCGAAGCGTTCATTCCACCGCGAGGATCCGGAAGGTGAGGAGGCCGGCCGGCGCCTCTACGGTCACCACATCTCCCGGCGCCCGGCCCAACAACGCCTGACCCAGTGGCGACTCATACGAAATCTTCCCCTGGGTGGGATCCGCCTCAGCGGGGCCCACCAGCACATACACTTCTGGCGTGCCTCCATCCTCCGCGATGGTGACGCGCGATCCAATGCGCACGCGGCCGTCCTCCGAAGGCTGGGGCTCGATCACGACGGCGCTGTTGAGGATCGCTTCCAGCATCCGAATCCGGCCTTCAATGAAGGCCTGTTCCTCCTTCGCCGCGTGGTAATCGGCGTTCTCCGAGAGATCGCCCTGCTGGATGGCGAAGCGCAGACGTTGAGCGATCTCCCGGCGCTTGATTGTGCGCAGGTATTCCAGCTCTTCCTCCAACTGGCGCTTGCCCTCCGGTGTCAGATACGTGGGTCCAACAGCGGCCATCTCTTCCTGCTCCTCGATTGCGGTTGTCCATTTCTTCCTGTGGCCCTCCCATCGGGGCGTATTTGATTATACCAGCCGGGATGGAAAGGAACAAGGCGGGCGCTGTGCTTCCCCGATCGGTGGAGGATGGCCTGGACCCCTGGGTGGTCTGCTCTTCTCGCCGTGCGCTTCCGACGGGCACGAAATCGAAGTGATCCGTTGAGGGGATGGGGAACGGGGTCTTAGCGCGGGCATCGCTCGCGAAGCCGTTCCACCGTATGTTCGGGGACTGGCATTGCGCCCAGAAGGATACGGCCGTCCGGGCCGGGGCCGTGGAAATCACTGCCGCCAGTGGGGATCAGATCGTAGATCCGGGCGATGGCGATCAACCGGGCCACATCGGCCGGGGAGTGATCCGGGTGGAAAACCTCCAGCCCGACCAGGCCCGCCCGCCACAGGCTCTCCAGATTTCGGGGAAGCCCGGAGCGCCCGGGATGGGCCAGGGCGGCCACGCCTCCGGCCGCCCGGATCACCGCGAGGACCTCGTGGGGATCGATCGGCTGCCGGGGAATATAGGCGGGGCAGCCTCGTCCCAACCACCGTCGGAAGGCCTCGGCTTCATCGGCCACATAGCCCTGCTCCACCATTGCCCGGGCCAGGTGGGGGCGCCCCAGCACGTCCCCCCGGGCCAGCTCCAGCACCCGTTCCCAGGGGACGGGCATCCCGAGCTGGGCCAGGCGCTCGGCCATGGCTCGAATCCGTTCCCTTCGCTCCGCCTGCATGCCCTTCAGAAAGCGAAGGAGATCCGGGTGGACGGGATCCACGAAATAGCCCAACAGGTCGATCTCTTCCTCGGAGCCGCCGACGCTGATCTCCACGCCGGGAATCACCTCCAGAGCCGTGCCACGGGCGAGGGCCATCGCCTCCACAGCCCCCTGGGTGGTCTCATGGTCCGTGATGGCCAGGTAGCGCAGACCGCGCGCGAGGGCCTCATACACCACCCGGGCGGGGGACCACAGGCCATCGGAGGCGGTGGTGTGAACGTGGAGGTCGAGGCGGGAACTCATCGCTTCTCGACCACGAACCGGATGGCCGTCCGCTCCTGATCGTTGATCTTGACGTCGGTGAACTCGGGGACACAGACGATATCGATGCCATCCTGGGCCAGATAGGTGCGGGCGATGCAGATGGCCTTCACCGCCTGATTGACGGCACCGGCGCCGATGGCC
This genomic window from Thermoflexus sp. contains:
- a CDS encoding thiamine pyrophosphate-dependent enzyme: MAYAVKDYKTEVWVDWCPGCGDFGILNAIHQALAALQLPPHKVAIFSGIGCSGKTPHYIGTYGIHTLHGRVLPVATGFKLANPEMTVIAVGGDGDGYGIGAGYFLAAGRRNVDLTYIVYNNGVYGLTKGQASPTLPKGVQTKSLPEPNLMEALNPIAVALGAGYTFIARGYAYDVRHLRDLIVAAIQHRGTALIDVLQPCPTYNNIYTREYYNARVYKLEETGYDPVVHDPTNEKEIVEKKAQALLKAYENGDRIPIGIFYRVERPTLEDELAARLPYWGKPLADLEPIYQRDLTPLLNELH
- a CDS encoding PHP domain-containing protein — encoded protein: MSSRLDLHVHTTASDGLWSPARVVYEALARGLRYLAITDHETTQGAVEAMALARGTALEVIPGVEISVGGSEEEIDLLGYFVDPVHPDLLRFLKGMQAERRERIRAMAERLAQLGMPVPWERVLELARGDVLGRPHLARAMVEQGYVADEAEAFRRWLGRGCPAYIPRQPIDPHEVLAVIRAAGGVAALAHPGRSGLPRNLESLWRAGLVGLEVFHPDHSPADVARLIAIARIYDLIPTGGSDFHGPGPDGRILLGAMPVPEHTVERLRERCPR
- the greA gene encoding transcription elongation factor GreA, producing the protein MAAVGPTYLTPEGKRQLEEELEYLRTIKRREIAQRLRFAIQQGDLSENADYHAAKEEQAFIEGRIRMLEAILNSAVVIEPQPSEDGRVRIGSRVTIAEDGGTPEVYVLVGPAEADPTQGKISYESPLGQALLGRAPGDVVTVEAPAGLLTFRILAVE
- a CDS encoding stage V sporulation protein S — encoded protein: MDTIKVAAKSRTTAVAGAIAGVIRERGRAEVQAIGAGAVNQAVKAICIARTYLAQDGIDIVCVPEFTDVKINDQERTAIRFVVEKR